The Macadamia integrifolia cultivar HAES 741 chromosome 3, SCU_Mint_v3, whole genome shotgun sequence genome segment TAAAGTGCATTGCTATGTATAACAATAAGGGAGAACCAATCCTAGAAAATGCTTAAACAACTTAGAGTTCAGCATAACCTACCACAATAAGCTATATTCTCCAAACACTGAATGCAAAGCCAATACAAATAACTTAGTTACTAACATATAAATATAATTCAGCTCTTCCACAACACTTCCAAAATTATTTTACATgatattaaaaatatttaaaaaattaaaatgttgTGCCCAAGCAAAGTCCCTAaatcccttatttatttatttgggagcGAGGTTTAGCCAAGTCAGACAACTCATGTTTCATGTTTGTGTTGGATTTTGACACCAGCACTTGTATCCATGTAATGTAGCTACCCAACAAGAGTGAATAGTTTTTTCAGGTAAACAATACTTGACTGTTCAGAATGGACATGAAAtttaaaatatctaaaataaaaagattctttAGACTAATGGTTTCTGGGATATATTCATGAACATATTTCTTCAGTAACCAAAAGTGGACAGAAAACTATCTCAACCATCAATCAGGTTCAAGACAATGGACCTGGAAAAAGCTAGGTCGATAAAGTACTCATTAACACCCCTAATGAGATCTTATCGTGATGATTATATAATCCAAATAACAATGATCTGATAGACTACTAAGGTAGATTTGATTCACATGGTGAGTTCCAAACTAAGCTTAAGTGATGTGTGTAGTAAAAATGAAAGATAATGCGCTCTGTGAAGTACCACCATTCTTGTCTGATAATGGAGGGCGCACAACAACATGCATAGTGGTGACTCCGCCGGCAATTTCTTGGACTGGTACTCTACACTGTGCCAGTGTCCTGTTGTTTTCCAATATCTTACCTGCATTGATGAGCTTCAGATCACTTACCGTCCTTGGACCATTTTCTTTATCTACCAAACAAAAGACATACTTAAGTCAGAGAATTCGACAACCAATAACAAGAAAGTGAAACGGAAGGTGAATGTAGAAAATCACAAAAGCAATCCAACTTTTTTACTAGTTTTTAACTGTAATATGACAATCTCTATTAcccccccaaacccccccccccccacaaaaaaaaaagaaaagaaagagagaggggtaCCATGACATATCTTGAAATACCAGAATCAAAAGGTAACAATAACTTGTattcttttttggtaggaaGCAATCATGAAACAACAATCACTAAGCAACAATGTGATATCACTTCGCTGAGATAGCTTACATTTCTGATGTTCAGACGGTCAGTCTGAAGCAACACTCCTAAATATACAAATCATCTAAGTCATAAAAGAATATTTGGGGTCGGCTACTCAATAGTTTCTAGGCGTCCAGGGCCATGCTATCACTCTGCAAGTTTCAGAAAAGAATCCTATCAATCTAAGAACTTAAGATTTCTGAGATGCCAATGTACTTGATAGACACACTGAAAGTTTGATAGCAAGCAAGATAGCAGAGAAACATCTTAAAAAAGGGTGTTCAATACAGACgaattgaaaaaatatttgtgatCAGCATAACAAAAAGTCACAAATGGTGTGGGGTGTGAACTAAAAGCAAGAACCCAAATGGTGTGGAGGGCTATGATCAACAGTGAAATTATGGGTTCAATCCCTGAAAATAGGAGATAAAGATCCAATATATATACAAGAAGAGAAGATTATCATAATCCAGATAATTCGGAATCCACTCATTAAAGCCTATGCTATAAACTTCATAAGGACAAGTTGATCATCGGATTGGTTTTTTATATGGTGCATCAAAGATAATAATTAACAGAACACGACGTTTGAGATGCACCAATTCCATGCATCTAATACTAAAACGCAACTTGCCACCACTCTAGGTTAGAGATACCATACATGGATATTTGTAATTTTGTGGCATGAAACAATAAAAAAGTTGATTAAGTAAACAAATTTTTAAAAGCataaaaaatgaacaactaTCACATCTTTTATGGCAGAAGACCAAATCTTAAGAGCAAAATATTTTTAAGAGATCGAAATTGGAAATGGCGGAATAGACCACTGAAAGTAGCATCATTAGAAAAGCTAAATAGTTTGAAAATTGAATCCAATTCTGGAGCTATCACTTGAAAGAAGGTTATAatctagaataaaaaaatcaaaaatccaaagaagaaagagaaaatccaGAAATATCAATTTCCATTgctgaaaaaaagaaaggggtaTGAAAAATCTCTAACCTTTCGGCCATTGAGCAAGTATGAATTCCTTAAGAGTTCCTACAGTGGTGGTAGGACTATACTTGTTGGGTCCAATGTCTGTTCCATCGAAGAGCCTGAATTTGAGCTCAATCAATTCCTCTTTAGCCATTAACCAACCTTTAGAGACAACCCACCTGAAAACTTTTATTTACTATTTCATCCTCCCTTCACATCGCTAAGATTCaataataaattcaaaaaattctctCACAATGACCTCCTATCATGTTCATCAGAGGACACCAATTCTCAACAAATTCAATCTTAGAAATGAAAACAACAGAATCCAGACAAAGATTTCTGAGGCTTTGTTATCACTCAATCATCAAGTAGATTCATAGAAATCCAGAACAGGCAAAAATCACTACCTGTATTACCAAATTTTCTATACAATCCTCCCAGAAACTCACCCCCAAAGCCTCTCTATTTCCACAATATCCGCTTCAATACCAATTTCACCTGTCCTTACAAGGAAGTCCCATCAAAAACCAGATCAATCTCCTTAATTCTAAACTAATTAAACATCAATTCCATCCCACAAGAAATCCGTAATAGTAAAGTGAAAGGAGATGCTTTCCAGCTTAACGTGAGCACTAACCTTCTTTTATTGTTAAAGTTGACAACTGAACGCCAAATTCGAAAAGTGAGGTTATCACTGAAACgcgaaagaaagaaagaaaatgacgTCTCCAGAGATTCCTTTTCCGGGGAAAAAAACAGCCGATGAGTATATACCATTACTGGGTTATCACGTAAACAAAAATGGGATTTGAGTTTTTTCTGTTACCCACAATGAATAGAGATTCTCTTCATCCTTGGGTGGCGTTCTGATGGGGATTTCTGGAACAGTGGAGAAGATATTAAAATGTTGTATACACGAACGGATCATTATGACATCTCAATGGTGGAATCCTTTCACCGACCGTGAAGAAAACCTTTAgaaagaaatattttatttttccttgattaaattttaaataaataagagaaagaaaacacattaaatcatcATTACTGTTAATCTtatcatttttccattttcttgctttgtggtttttttttgggttaatggtTGGGGAGCAGGAGGGGGAGAGAGCTGCTCGAATCCCATACCCAATTGATAACTACATGGATCGATTATATGTATTCGTCCCCGTATCATTGTCGTTTAtaaacttactaactatggtgtTTATCAAGTATTTAAATCACATTAACCAAATGATATTGATGTGAATTGGCTGGTATGAACAGTATATATgattttgtatttaattttttaccaaaaaaaaaactttttgaaCCATTCTGTCCTCAGTATCAATCAAATATCTATATTGAGAACCAACGATACAAATACATATCGCAGTATCAATACCTTTAATACTGATCTTTATACTTTTGATATTGAATTTCTCAAAACTATCTCTCATCCTGACCCAACATGGTCTTGCCTCATTCATGGAAAGGATCAGGTTGATCTATTATTTGCTAGTCGAGTTAGGGCCAATAAAGCATAAAAAACAGTTGTGAGAGGATTATCTGAGCGAGCAACATAGGTGAGAGCACACTAATAAGGTGTGATAAAATGATATCATATGTTAAGGAGAATGGTGTCATtttatgagaaagagagagagagactgaaaTAATAACGTATCCTACCCCAGAAACTCAAAgtttttttcctaaaattattttAGATTGCAAGACCCTTTTCCTCACATGAACTTATGTTTCTTTGTAATCCCAATTCTGGGCATCTCCATTGTTTCTGTTTAGGTAGTTTTCCCTTCTAATGAGGTCTTCTTAAAGTTTTCAACTCTCAATCATCGAGTTAAAGAAGAGATCCTTTAAGAAGTGGGGgaggtggttgtggggtcagtatgggcccgcgagACTAGTCAGGTCGAAGTCCGGGATACTCttcgttagtaaaaaaaaaaaaatgtttgggcAAGTTGAGGCAACAATATAGCATATGTAAGCACATCAGCTAAAGGGTCAATTTGGTTGGCAAGAAttggatagaaaagaaaaaaaaaattaataaaaataaacataaagtcattattaataaaaatcatCTCTTTTCATTTCTTGCCAATCAAACATACCCTAAATAATTCAGGATTCTTTTCTAACAGATGGTAGTACTTAATTCTATATGATCAGCATGATAAGCACAGGGGTAGAGGCATTACACAATATATGTATCTAATCCACAACATAGTAAACTATAGTCCAATCtgtcccccacccccaccacctcaaaaaataataataaataataaataaaaaaagagagtttttCAGAATCTGCCAACCTTCATCTACACCTAAAGCAGCCTTATTTGTGAATCCAAGTCATTAATGTATTGTATGTCAACTGCATGGAGTAAAACACAGTGAATTAGATTGTTCTTAGTTTTGATAtttaattgaaagaaaagtcaAGACAGCCATGGATTTTACTCTTATTGCATATAAGCACAGGTGAGCCACAAAGTTAGTACTAACAATTAATTAAATATAGTGTAGTTTTCAAAcaagtaataaaatattaaagctCAGAACATTATCAAGATAAGGGGAAAGGTTCTCTAAGGCCATCATCTCACACTACATTTTGAGagattattttttaagaaagaaaaataataaaaggagaaaagaacgcAAACTGGTCGCATGGCCCTTACATCCAGAACACAGAGAGGGGTCAAAATGAGGGCCCAGCCTCTATGAAATACAAAAGACTCACCCCCTTGGATgcccctccccctctcattgGCCTCAGCATTGGTGCATGGGCCACACTACTAGGTAGTGGCCTATGCCAGCTTTTCTTATGCCTGTCTCcctcccaaaataaaagggTAGAGATATCTTTTCACAtggggaggagaaaaatagacACGCGGGAGCGTTGAAGAAGATCGTGCACTCTCGGTCggagttctttttccctaaagaaCACCAATGTGAGAGAGTGTAAGAGACTTTTCCCACAAGATAAATATACAATAAGTGAAACCTATGCATTAAGAGAATTAACTTGTTCAAGTTATTGAAGTTTCCCTGCTGCAGATATCAAGTTAGatgatctttcttcttctcaacgTAACTCTTAAGTCATAAATTGTGGTTTTTGACAAAGGTTGGAAGTTAGGCCTCAAAAGCAAACTAAACTAGCCTTCCAAATTGACCAATAGGGTGCATGACGCTGACCCTAAGTGGGTTTAAGATATGGCcaaaatgatgatgaagatgatgaacctGACCATTTCAATTTTGGTAAAGAACCTAACCATTCAATCCATAGACTTCTCATGAAAATTGTGTAATTAAGTATATGGAACATTATAAACAAGACCAGTTTCACCATAGCTATGGCTAtctgcttggtctttcttttaaGCTCAGGTTAGTTATCCTTTCTCCAAATTCTAGTGTTAGAAAGTTGCCTTTCACCCAAATAAGGGAAGTTTTGTGCTTAAAAATACCActctccacccccacccccacctctagagagagagagagagagagagaaaagaagaagaagaagaaaaagatgagtCAGATTCCAACCGTACTCAATGGGggaaagaaaatagagatgCCAAACCCACTCACAAGCAAGAAAACTTATGGATGTAGACATtccatctctccctctctctctctctctctctctctcatacacacacacacaaacacaattTGTTATCCATCAGGCCATCAGTTTGGAAATTGACACAAAGATACTGATTCAATTAGAATTGTAGAAGTATATTGAACAACATATATAACCTCACATAGAGATACCATTGCCACAACACTGTTAGGACTTGGGCCAAAGttcctagattttttttttttgacctgtTGTAAACAGTAATTGGATCCAAATTGGCTATATATACTAACAGATCATTCATTCATTTGTCTAAGGTCTCACCAAGAAACTATAGAGAGTGCAGATTTACTTCGATCACTGCTGAAATAGCAGATGTCCTCAATAATGGTAATTACTCACAGTGGCCGTGGGAGCTGTTTCATATTTTACTTGATATTCAGCATCTATGTTGTGCTATCTCCAGTTAAGGCAAATCATATATTGCTAAATGGTGTGCCTAAGGAACAATGTAAGGAAAGTATGCCTTTTCTAAGGAAGCATACGAGGTTATACAGTCTGAGTTAGCAGCAGGGTCTGTAGTAGACTATCATGCCAGGATTGAGACAGATTATTGAATATCCTGCATTTTTGCTGCATACAAccactacaacaacaacaacaacaaactaagccctagcccaacttaatgaggtcggctacatggatccaaacatatTAATAATGTGACATGACAAATGAATGATGAAAAATGCACTATGAAAGTGAGAggtgaaagatgaaagtagcaAAGTAAGAAAAAAGAGGACACAACTCAACAAGATAGGAGAATCTTAGCTAAATAGGGTCGgtcacatggat includes the following:
- the LOC122074505 gene encoding membrane-anchored ubiquitin-fold protein 3-like isoform X8, with the translated sequence MAKEELIELKFRLFDGTDIGPNKYSPTTTVGTLKEFILAQWPKDKENGPRTVSDLKLINAGKILENNRTLAQCRVPVQEIAGGVTTMHVVVRPPLSDKNEKKLADSPKKDRCPCSIL
- the LOC122074505 gene encoding membrane-anchored ubiquitin-fold protein 3-like isoform X7, giving the protein MAKEELIELKFRLFDGTDIGPNKYSPTTTVGTLKEFILAQWPKDKENGPRTVSDLKLINAGKILENNRTLAQCRVPVQEIAGGVTTMHVVVRPPLSDKNGEKKLADSPKKDRCPCSIL
- the LOC122074505 gene encoding membrane-anchored ubiquitin-fold protein 3-like isoform X1, whose amino-acid sequence is MIRSCIQHFNIFSTVPEIPIRTPPKDEENLYSLNLWRRHFLSFFRVSVITSLFEFGVQLSTLTIKEDKENGPRTVSDLKLINAGKILENNRTLAQCRVPVQEIAGGVTTMHVVVRPPLSDKNGGDISGVKNDTCIRLTVGTFPLSFSSSQGLSHLFGNGH
- the LOC122074505 gene encoding membrane-anchored ubiquitin-fold protein 3-like isoform X5, giving the protein MAKEELIELKFRLFDGTDIGPNKYSPTTTVGTLKEFILAQWPKDKENGPRTVSDLKLINAGKILENNRTLAQCRVPVQEIAGGVTTMHVVVRPPLSDKNGGDISGVKNDTCIRLTVGTFPLSFSSSQGLSHLFGNGH
- the LOC122074505 gene encoding membrane-anchored ubiquitin-fold protein 3-like isoform X2, with the translated sequence MIRSCIQHFNIFSTVPEIPIRTPPKDEENLYSLNLWRRHFLSFFRVSVITSLFEFGVQLSTLTIKEDKENGPRTVSDLKLINAGKILENNRTLAQCRVPVQEIAGGVTTMHVVVRPPLSDKNGGLIHSVGGAEDVWKICLDFSVDWNCNGFQSCVLLG
- the LOC122074505 gene encoding membrane-anchored ubiquitin-fold protein 3-like isoform X4 encodes the protein MIRSCIQHFNIFSTVPEIPIRTPPKDEENLYSLNLWRRHFLSFFRVSVITSLFEFGVQLSTLTIKEDKENGPRTVSDLKLINAGKILENNRTLAQCRVPVQEIAGGVTTMHVVVRPPLSDKNEKKLADSPKKDRCPCSIL
- the LOC122074505 gene encoding membrane-anchored ubiquitin-fold protein 3-like isoform X3, producing MIRSCIQHFNIFSTVPEIPIRTPPKDEENLYSLNLWRRHFLSFFRVSVITSLFEFGVQLSTLTIKEDKENGPRTVSDLKLINAGKILENNRTLAQCRVPVQEIAGGVTTMHVVVRPPLSDKNGEKKLADSPKKDRCPCSIL
- the LOC122074505 gene encoding membrane-anchored ubiquitin-fold protein 1-like isoform X6, producing MKRISIHLITSLFEFGVQLSTLTIKEDKENGPRTVSDLKLINAGKILENNRTLAQCRVPVQEIAGGVTTMHVVVRPPLSDKNGGDISGVKNDTCIRLTVGTFPLSFSSSQGLSHLFGNGH